A window of the Arenibacter algicola genome harbors these coding sequences:
- a CDS encoding glycerate kinase — MKIVIAPDSFKECLSARQVASNIALGIRKIAPNAEIYEIPISDGGEGVLEALINGVGGRRISVSVMDPLMRLIQAEYGILKDGKTAVIEMAKASGLELLKEPEKNPLITTTFGTGQLIKDALDKGCNKIIIGIGGSATNDGGVGMVRALGAKFLDDQGEEIPEGGGSLGGLTTIDLSNFDDRIQNCELIVACDVSNPLSGANGASMVYGGQKGGSMEDLEFLDSNLAHYATKIKATIGIDVAQIPGAGAAGGTGAGLLAFLKGQLVNGIELILQTIKIEEFIKQADLVFTGEGKIDGQTLHGKTISGIAAMAKKHEVPVIVLTGKIGEGIDEIYNIGVSAVFSIVNQPMELKVAIDQAPVLIQDCTKNIMAAIMSCKTDL, encoded by the coding sequence ATGAAAATTGTAATAGCCCCCGATTCTTTTAAGGAATGTTTATCAGCCCGGCAGGTGGCCAGCAATATAGCATTAGGCATACGAAAGATAGCGCCCAATGCGGAAATCTACGAAATCCCCATATCGGATGGAGGGGAAGGCGTACTCGAAGCTCTTATAAATGGCGTTGGTGGCCGTAGAATATCTGTTTCCGTTATGGATCCCCTTATGCGCCTAATCCAAGCTGAATACGGTATTTTAAAGGATGGGAAAACAGCCGTTATAGAGATGGCCAAGGCCTCCGGATTGGAATTGCTCAAGGAGCCCGAAAAGAACCCTCTGATAACTACAACCTTTGGTACGGGGCAATTGATCAAGGATGCATTGGATAAGGGTTGCAATAAGATTATTATTGGCATAGGCGGAAGCGCCACCAATGATGGGGGAGTCGGAATGGTAAGAGCATTGGGAGCTAAATTCTTGGATGACCAGGGAGAAGAGATTCCCGAGGGAGGTGGAAGCTTGGGCGGCTTGACGACCATAGATTTGTCCAATTTTGATGATAGAATTCAAAATTGCGAGCTAATCGTTGCATGTGATGTATCCAATCCCCTTAGCGGTGCCAATGGAGCCTCCATGGTTTATGGCGGCCAAAAAGGAGGTAGTATGGAAGATTTGGAGTTCTTAGACAGTAATCTAGCCCATTATGCCACTAAAATTAAGGCCACCATTGGTATAGATGTCGCCCAGATTCCCGGTGCAGGAGCAGCTGGCGGTACTGGTGCTGGATTATTGGCTTTTTTGAAGGGCCAACTGGTAAATGGAATAGAATTAATTCTACAGACCATTAAAATAGAAGAATTTATAAAACAAGCCGATCTGGTATTTACCGGCGAAGGAAAAATAGATGGTCAAACCCTACATGGTAAAACTATTTCCGGAATTGCGGCCATGGCAAAAAAACATGAAGTTCCGGTAATCGTGCTTACTGGAAAAATAGGGGAGGGAATTGATGAAATATACAACATAGGTGTCAGTGCGGTGTTTTCCATAGTTAATCAACCTATGGAGTTAAAGGTGGCTATAGATCAGGCTCCCGTGTTAATTCAGGATTGCACCAAAAATATAATGGCCGCCATTATGAGTTGTAAGACGGATTTATAG